The Verrucomicrobiota bacterium nucleotide sequence GGCAGAAGAGATAGATGAAAAAAGCTGCCATGCGCTCAAGTGCCGCGTCGGTTGTTGTCCGCAGTAAACGGTTGCATCGTCAGTCAAGCAAGCCCGAAAGAGTCTGGACCATCGCCTCGGCCGCGAGTTCCACACAGCTGCCAGCGTTGTCGGCAAGCCACTCGCAAGCCTGTTCCCACCACGACGGCCGACCGTCGAGCCCGTCGCCGGGAGGTTGGAGTGGCAGCGGATGGTTCACGCGACTGCGCGGAGTCAACACCGGGCAGGCGGACATCTCAGCTACAAGTTCGCGGCGTGATTGTAGGTGGATGTGAGGGCCGCTCGCGGTTTGTCTTCAGCCGTTGCGCCGTGCTAGTCTCGCGCCATGCAATCCCACGAGCTGCTCCGGGAAATCATCCGCGACGGCAACGCCAAGCAGCTTGCCGCCGACACGAACCTCTCGCTCTCGATGATCTACAAGTGGGCCGAGCCGCCGTCCGACGAGAGCGGCAGCGGCTCGGCCAACCCGCTGGACCGCGTCGAGCAGCTTGTGCGCAGCACGGGCGACGCCCGGCCGGTGCAGTGGATTTGCGAGCGCGCGGGCGGGTTCTTCATCCGCAATCCGAAGACGACCCACGCGCATCCGGACTACCTCATCCCGGCGACGAACGAGATTCTGCAAGAGTTCGCCGACATGCTCGCAGTCATCGCGGAGTCCGCGTCCGACAATCACATCAACAAGACCGAGGCGAAAGCCATCCGCGGCCGGTGGGAGGAACTCAAATCCGTGACGGAGACGTTTGTGCAGTGCTGCGAGAACGGGAACTTCGCGCCCTTGAAGGAGCCGGGCGCGCTCGGGCTCGGCCGCAAGTGACGAGGCCGCCCGCGCGCGCGGTCACTTTCCCTTCTTCTTCCCCTTCGCCGACGGCGTCGCCGCGGGTGGGGCGGATTTTCCCGGCCACGGGTAGTCATTTTTCCCGGCGCCGGGATCGATCGGGCCTTCGGGCAGTTCCTTTTTCCAGGCGAGGACTTTGTCGGAGAGCCGGGCGACGACCTCGGGATGCTTGTCGGCGAGGCTGTTCACCTGCATCGGGTCGCGCGGGATGTCGAAGAGCTCGACGCGGCTGCGGTCGGGGTTCATCAGGAGTTTCCAATCCCCGTCGCGGATGGCGAGTTGCGGGCTGCGGTTGAGGGCGGGTCCCGCGACGTTGAAGCGCCACTCCCACATCAGCGGGCCCGAGCGCGGGCGCGACCTGCCGGCGAGCACGTCGCTGACGTCCTCGCCGTCGAGCTTGTGCGCGGCGGGCACGGGCACCCCTGCGAGCTTGCAGACGGTCGGCAGGAAATCGGCCCCGGCGACGACGGCCGAATCCTCGACGCGGCCGGCCGGGACTTTGCCCGGCAACCGGACGAGGAACGGCACGCGCACGCCGCCCTCGTAAAGGCTGCGCTTGCGCCCGCGAAACGGCCCCGGCGAACCGACGCCGCTGTGGCCCGCATTCTGGATGGCGATCTCCTCGGGTCCGTTGTCGCTGCTGAAAAAGACGGCGGTGTTTTCGGCAAGCCCGCGCTGCTGCAACCCGTCGAGCAGGCGGCCGACTTCCCGGTCGAGGTCCGCCACGCTCGCGTAGAAGATCGTGCGCGCGCTCTTGTGCGGGATGTTCGGGTTGCTGAGGCGCTCGAACGGCTCGAGTTGCTCGGGCGTCGGGTTCAGCGTCGCGTGCGGGACAAGCGTCCACAGTTGGAGGTAGAAGGGCTTGTCGCGGTTGGCATCCATGAACTTCAACGCCTCGTCCACGAACAGCGCCGTGGACTTCGCGCGGAAGTAAGGCTCCTCCCGCAACACGCCCGCGCCGCCGCGCTCGCCCGTGCCGACGAAGTCGAACCCATACGCGCCGGGCTCGGGGCCGCCCGAGTTCGAGCCGAGATGCCATTTGCCGATGTGCGCCGTCGCGTAACCGGCGGACTTGAGCAGGCGCGCGACGTTCGGCACCTGCGGGTCGAGAAACTGCGACATGCCGCGCGCGGTGTTCTGCTCGGGCGTCGCGTAGTGCCCGTGAATCTTGTGCCGCGCCGGATACTGGCCCGTGAAAAACGCGCACCGGCTCGGCGAGCACACCGAGCCGCAAACGTAGAACTGCGTGAACAGCGTCCCCTCACGCGCGAGCCGGTCGAGGTTCGGCGTGCGAAGGACCGTGTTGCCGTAACAACCCAGGTCGCCCCAGCCGAGGTCGTCGGCGAGGATGAAGATGACGTTCGGCTTCCGCTCCGCCGCGGGTGCGGGCAGGGGCAGCAGCGCGAGCGTGAGCGCGGACGCGAGGGCGGACAGGAGACGTTGCATGGTGCTGGTGTAACGCAGCCGCGCACCGGCGTCGAGCGCGGGCGCGGCTTTGCAGGTTTTACTTTCTTGCCGCTTTGCCGGGGCTATAACTCCGCGCAACCACCTTCATGCGCATCCTCATCGCCACCGTCACCGCGGGCGCGGGAGTCGCTGCGGTTCACTGCCGCCCTGCCACACGGCGGACGACTTCGATGAGCATGAACAACCACTCCGCGGCACCCGCACGAGTCGCCCCGGCAAGACCCGCTGGGCAGCGCGTCCCGGCCATCGTTGCGCTGCTGGTGAGTTTGTCCGCGACCGCCGCGACGCCAGCGCTCAAACCCGGCGAGCAGGTCTTCTTTTTCCCAACCATCGCCCGCCCCGTGACCAACGGCGCGTGGGAAGTCCGGATTCACGGCTGGGCGTTCGAATACGAGCGGCGCCCGCTCGGCGTGCCCGTGCTGCGCAAGTCGCTCGGCCTCGACGACGAGATGGACGGCGACGCGGACAAGGCGCTGTTCGCCACGCGCGCGCGGTGGTTTCTCACCGACAACGAGCGCGGCAAGCGGGTGACCGTGCAACTCGGCGAGCGGCAGGTGCCAATGCCCGTCTCGCAACCCAACGGACACTTCTCGACGAACGTGCTGCTCTCCGTCCCGGAACTCGCGCGACTGCGCGACTCGGGCGCGCTCGCGAACAACGTGCTCCACTTCCGCGCGGTGCTCGGCCCCAAGGACACGCGCGACTTTGCAGGCACGGCCGTGCTCGTGGGCGCCAGCGGCATCACGGTCGTGTCGGACATCGACGACACGATCAAGGTCACCGAAGTGCGCGACCGCAAGGCGACGTTGCGCAACACGTTCGCGCGGCCCTTTCGCGCCGTGGACGGCATGGCCGCGGCGTATGAACGGTGGGGGCGCGAGGCCGGCGTGGCATTTCACTACGTGTCAGCGAGCCCGTGGCAGCTCGCTCCCGGCCTCACGGAGTTTGCGCGGTCCAATTCGTTCCCCGCCGGCACGTGGCACCTGAAGGCCTTTCGCTGGAACGACGAGAGCTTCTTCAACCTGTTCCAGTCGCCCGAGGCCTACAAACTCGGCGTGCTCGAACCGTTGGTGGGCCAGTTCCCGGGCCGCACGTTTGTATTCGTCGGGGATTCGGGCGAGAAAGACCCGGAGATTTACGCGACGCTTGCGCGCAAGTTCCCCGGGCAGACCGCGCGAATCTTCATCCGCGACGTGACGGGCGAGTCCGCCGACGCGCCGCGATACAAGGACGCGTTCGGGGGAATCCCGCGTGGGAAGTGGAGCGTGTTCACCAACGCGGTGGAGCTGCCCGCGACGTTGCGTTGACTCCCGTGCCCGCTGAATCCGCCGAACTGCTCGCGCCGCTGAAGCAATACTTCGGCTTCAGCTCGTTCCGCCCGTTGCAGGAGGAGATCATCCGCGACTCGCTCGCGGGGCGCGACGTGTTCGCGCTGCTGCCGACAGGCGGCGGCAAATCGCTCTGTTTCCAACTCCCGTCGCTCGTGCGCGGCGGGCTCACGGTTGTCATCTCGCCGCTCATTGCGTTGATGAAGGACCAGGTGGACGCGATGCAGGCGGGCGGCGTGCCGGCGACGTTCCTCAACTCCTCGCTCGGCCCCGGCGAGTCGCGCCCGCGGCTGCGCGGGCTGCACAACGGCGCGTTTCGCCTGCTCTACGTCGCGCCCGAGCGGCTGATGCTGCCGGGCTTCCTCGACGACCTGCAGCGGTGGGACGCGCGGCTGTTCGCGATCGACGAGGCGCACTGCATCAGCGAGTGGGGACATGACTTCCGGCCCGAGTATCGCCAGCTCTCGACGCTGCGTGGATTGTTCCCGAAGGTCCCGTTCATGGCGCTCACTGCGACGGCGACGGAGCGCGTGCGCGAGGACGTCGTGAAGCAGCTCCACCTGCGCGACCCGCGCGTGTATGTCGCCAGCTTCAACCGGCCGAACCTCACCTACCGCGTGCAGGCCAGGAGCGGCGCCTACGAACAGGTGCTCGACTTCATCCGCGCCCGGCCGCGCGAGAGTGGCATCGTCTATTGCCAGTCGCGCAAGACCAGCGAGAGCGTCGCGGTGAAGCTGAATGCGGATGGCATCCCCGCCGCGGCGTATCACGCGGGCCTTTCGCCCGGGGAACGGACGAAGCATCAGGAACTGTTCCTGCGCGATGAAGTGCGCGTGGTGTGCGCAACCATCGCTTTCGGCATGGGCATCAACAAGCCGAACGTCCGCTTCGTCATCCACCATGACCTGCCGAAGAACATCGAGGGCTACTACCAGGAGACGGGCCGCGCGGGACGGGACGGACTTCCCGGCGAGTGCCTGCTGCTCTTCAGCGCGGGCGACGTGGTGAAGCAAAAGGGTTTCATCGAGGAGAAGGCGGACGCGAGCGAGCGGCAGATCGCCCGTGAGCAGTTGCAACAGATGGTCCATTACGCGGAGATCGCCGAGTGCCGCCGCGCGTCGCTGCTCGATTACTTCGGAGAGGACTTCGCGGCGACGAACTGCGGCGGCTGCGACAACTGCCTCTCGCCGCGCGCGACCTACGACGGCACGCTCGCGGCCCAGAAGCTGCTCTCGTGCGTGTATCGTGTGCGCGAGCGGACGAGCTTCGGCGTCGGCATCAACCACATCATCGAGGTGCTCACCGGCGCGGACACCGACAAGATCCGGCGGTTCGGGCACTCGCAGCTTTCCACTTACGGCATTGGCAGGGATACCGGCCGCGCCGAGTGGGGCGCCATCGGACGCGAACTCATCCGTCTCGGCCTGCTCGCGCAGACGACGGACAAGTATCCCGTGATCCAGCTCACCGACGCGGGACTCGCGTTTCTCAAGGAGCGCAAGACCATCCAGCTCACGAAACCCGTCACCGCGCCGGCGAAGCCCGAGCGTCACGTCGGCGGGATCGCGTGCGACGAGGCGCTGTTCGAGCGGTTGCGAGCGCTGCGCAAGCGTCTTGCCGACGAGCGCGGCGTGCCGCCCTACATCGTGTTCTCCGACGTGTCGCTCCGGCAGATGGCGCGGCTGTATCCGCAGGGCGAAGGCGAGTTCACGCGCATCAGCGGCGTGGGCGAGAAGAAGCTGCGCGAGTTCGGGGCGGCCTTTCTGGGCGAGATCGCATCGCACGTTGCGGCGAACCCGCGCCAGATCTTCGCCGACGATTCGTTCGCCGACCCGGCGCCATCCGCGGCCACAACGCGACCGACGTCGAGGCGGGCGAGCCGCTCGACTTGAACCAGCTCCCCACACCCGCCCAGCAACGGGAAGTCGCCGCGGCGTTCAACAAGTTCGGATGGGGAAACACGGCGGACGGGCGCGAGTCGCTGGGGGGCACCTCGACCATGGACGTCTGCAGATTTTCCGCGCGATGCGGCGGCGTGCCTGAACCGGGTCAGCGCAAATCAATGTGGCGGGGCGAATCACGCCTTTACTCCCTCCTTGGGTTCTCCCATCCTCCGACCGTCCTTTCCGGCAGCGACTATGGCCAAGCAAATCGTCGAGATGCCCATCACGGCGGCGAAGATGGAGCTGCCCGACACCAAGACCATCCACCTCAAGTGGCCGGATGGGTACGAGGTGGACTTCAAGACGGGGCAATTCATCACCCTCGCGTGGCCGGACACACCCGCCTACAAGCGCGCCTACTCGCTCAGTTCGTGCGCGCTGGAGCGCGGCTTCTACGAGGTGACCGTGAAGCGCGACGGCAAGATGGGCACGCGCATCGCCGACTGGGCGAAGGTCGGCGACACGATGCTCGTGTTGCCGCCCGCGGGGAAGTTCCTGCCCGTGTATGAGCCGCAAAAGCACCTGCTGTGCATCGCGGGCGGCAGTGGTGTGACGCCGTTCCGCGGCTTCGTGCGCGAGGCGACACGCCGCAAGCTCGCCACGCGCATCACCATCCTCTACAGCGTCCGCACGACGAACGACATCATCTTCAACGCCGAGTTTCTCGAATTGGAGCAGCAGAATCCGAACTTCAACTTCTACGTCACTTGCACGCGGCTCCACGAGAAGGACCCGTGGCCCGGCCGCCGCGGCCGCATCAACGCCGACTGGGTCAAGGAGCACGTCCACGACGCGGCGAACACCGTCTTTTACGCCTGCGGCACGAATGAACTCGTCGAAGCCACCGAGCGCCTCGTGCTCGAGGAACTCAAGCTCCCGAAGGAGCAGATGAAGACCGAGAAGTGGGGATGAGTCTGCCGCTGGCCTTTCGCGGGCGTTAATCACAAATCTGATGCCGCAAACGCTTAGACGCACTCCCCTCTTCGCCGCGCACCAGCGCGCGGGCGGCAAGCTCATCGAATTCGGCGGGTGGGAAATGCCCGTCCAGTATTCCACCATCACGGACGAGCACCTCTGCGTCCGCCGTGGCGCCGGCATCTTCGACATCTCGCACATGGGCGAGGTCATCATCCGCGGTCCGGCGGCGGAGGCGTTCCTCAACGCCACACTCACCAACGACGTGCGCAAGCTCGTCGTCGGCCTCGGCCAATACACGCTGATGTGCAACGAGCGCGGCGGCGTGATTGACGACCTCTACGCCTACCGCCTCGGCGCCCGGGAATACCTGCTCATCATCAACGCCTCGCGCATCGAGCCGGATGTGGTGTGGCTGCAAGAGCGCCTCGGGGCCTTCCCCCGGCACGCGGACGTGACGCTCGCCAATCTCTCCGACCACACCGCCGCCGCCGCCATCCAGGGGCCGAAGACGCCCGGCCTGCTCGACCAGCTTTTCCCCGCCGCGTCCACCGGCGGCACGCCCGTCGCAAAGCCGAGCGAGCTGAAGAAGAACCAGATTGCGCAGTTCACCTTCAATGGTCAGTCCGTCTGCGTGGCGCGCACCGGCTACAGCGGCGAAGAC carries:
- a CDS encoding N-acetylgalactosamine-6-sulfatase, which encodes MQRLLSALASALTLALLPLPAPAAERKPNVIFILADDLGWGDLGCYGNTVLRTPNLDRLAREGTLFTQFYVCGSVCSPSRCAFFTGQYPARHKIHGHYATPEQNTARGMSQFLDPQVPNVARLLKSAGYATAHIGKWHLGSNSGGPEPGAYGFDFVGTGERGGAGVLREEPYFRAKSTALFVDEALKFMDANRDKPFYLQLWTLVPHATLNPTPEQLEPFERLSNPNIPHKSARTIFYASVADLDREVGRLLDGLQQRGLAENTAVFFSSDNGPEEIAIQNAGHSGVGSPGPFRGRKRSLYEGGVRVPFLVRLPGKVPAGRVEDSAVVAGADFLPTVCKLAGVPVPAAHKLDGEDVSDVLAGRSRPRSGPLMWEWRFNVAGPALNRSPQLAIRDGDWKLLMNPDRSRVELFDIPRDPMQVNSLADKHPEVVARLSDKVLAWKKELPEGPIDPGAGKNDYPWPGKSAPPAATPSAKGKKKGK
- the gcvT gene encoding glycine cleavage system aminomethyltransferase GcvT; the encoded protein is MMPQTLRRTPLFAAHQRAGGKLIEFGGWEMPVQYSTITDEHLCVRRGAGIFDISHMGEVIIRGPAAEAFLNATLTNDVRKLVVGLGQYTLMCNERGGVIDDLYAYRLGAREYLLIINASRIEPDVVWLQERLGAFPRHADVTLANLSDHTAAAAIQGPKTPGLLDQLFPAASTGGTPVAKPSELKKNQIAQFTFNGQSVCVARTGYSGEDGFEVITPATLIEAVWDRALNLGHPFCLQPCGLGARDTLRTEVCYPLYGHELDEHTTPIEAGLGFFVALDKGDFTGRSMLAEQKATGTKKKLVAFKMTDKSPPPRPHYAIWTDGTAVGEVVSGTQSPSLNIGIGMGYVPPPSAKVGGRIEIEIRGRRFAAEIVKKPIYSRAA
- the recQ gene encoding DNA helicase RecQ, with translation MPAESAELLAPLKQYFGFSSFRPLQEEIIRDSLAGRDVFALLPTGGGKSLCFQLPSLVRGGLTVVISPLIALMKDQVDAMQAGGVPATFLNSSLGPGESRPRLRGLHNGAFRLLYVAPERLMLPGFLDDLQRWDARLFAIDEAHCISEWGHDFRPEYRQLSTLRGLFPKVPFMALTATATERVREDVVKQLHLRDPRVYVASFNRPNLTYRVQARSGAYEQVLDFIRARPRESGIVYCQSRKTSESVAVKLNADGIPAAAYHAGLSPGERTKHQELFLRDEVRVVCATIAFGMGINKPNVRFVIHHDLPKNIEGYYQETGRAGRDGLPGECLLLFSAGDVVKQKGFIEEKADASERQIAREQLQQMVHYAEIAECRRASLLDYFGEDFAATNCGGCDNCLSPRATYDGTLAAQKLLSCVYRVRERTSFGVGINHIIEVLTGADTDKIRRFGHSQLSTYGIGRDTGRAEWGAIGRELIRLGLLAQTTDKYPVIQLTDAGLAFLKERKTIQLTKPVTAPAKPERHVGGIACDEALFERLRALRKRLADERGVPPYIVFSDVSLRQMARLYPQGEGEFTRISGVGEKKLREFGAAFLGEIASHVAANPRQIFADDSFADPAPSAATTRPTSRRASRST
- a CDS encoding DUF2183 domain-containing protein — its product is MRILIATVTAGAGVAAVHCRPATRRTTSMSMNNHSAAPARVAPARPAGQRVPAIVALLVSLSATAATPALKPGEQVFFFPTIARPVTNGAWEVRIHGWAFEYERRPLGVPVLRKSLGLDDEMDGDADKALFATRARWFLTDNERGKRVTVQLGERQVPMPVSQPNGHFSTNVLLSVPELARLRDSGALANNVLHFRAVLGPKDTRDFAGTAVLVGASGITVVSDIDDTIKVTEVRDRKATLRNTFARPFRAVDGMAAAYERWGREAGVAFHYVSASPWQLAPGLTEFARSNSFPAGTWHLKAFRWNDESFFNLFQSPEAYKLGVLEPLVGQFPGRTFVFVGDSGEKDPEIYATLARKFPGQTARIFIRDVTGESADAPRYKDAFGGIPRGKWSVFTNAVELPATLR